In one archaeon BMS3Bbin15 genomic region, the following are encoded:
- the merA gene encoding mercuric reductase, which yields MFIATGRKPNTSSLGLQKLGVNFGKRGEIIVNDEMKAVNNVWAAGDVIGKPMLETVAAKEGMIAANNALSKNKIKIDYMVVPHAIFTGPQLAGVGLTDEQAIEKGIKCKCNTVSMELVPKALAIKNTKGAVKMVVNAETDEITGIHILAPEAADLVHEGVMIVKNRMKIDDVINTLHIFPTLSEAIKIAAQSLRRDITKMSCCVE from the coding sequence TTGTTTATTGCAACAGGAAGAAAGCCAAACACATCTAGTTTAGGATTGCAAAAACTCGGGGTTAATTTTGGGAAGAGAGGAGAAATTATTGTTAATGACGAAATGAAAGCGGTAAATAATGTGTGGGCCGCAGGAGACGTTATAGGAAAACCAATGCTTGAAACAGTTGCAGCTAAAGAAGGAATGATTGCAGCAAATAATGCACTTTCAAAAAATAAAATAAAAATAGATTATATGGTTGTTCCTCATGCTATTTTTACTGGTCCTCAGCTTGCGGGAGTTGGATTAACAGATGAACAGGCAATTGAAAAAGGAATAAAATGTAAATGCAATACAGTTTCTATGGAATTAGTCCCGAAAGCCCTGGCAATTAAGAATACAAAAGGTGCTGTAAAAATGGTTGTTAATGCCGAAACTGATGAAATCACAGGTATCCACATTTTAGCACCCGAAGCAGCTGACTTAGTACATGAAGGAGTCATGATTGTCAAAAACAGAATGAAAATTGATGATGTAATAAATACATTACATATTTTTCCTACACTATCTGAAGCAATAAAAATCGCTGCTCAATCATTAAGAAGAGATATAACTAAGATGAGTTGCTGTGTAGAGTGA